DNA sequence from the Chitinivibrionales bacterium genome:
TCTCCTGGAAGAACCGCATCGCCTTGGTCTTGTCGGCCGTGAGTTCCTGGTTCACCACCTTGATGGCGACCGTTCGGCCCATGAACTCGTGGGTCGCTTCGTACACCTTGCCCATGCCGCCTTCGCCGATCAACCTGCCCAGGCGGTAAGGGCCGAAATACTTCCCGTCGCCGGTGCCGAGCTGGCTGATGTGCTCGAGCTCGTCGATCTGCTCCTCGAGCAGGATTCCCTGTTTGACAAGGATCTCCTCCAGCGTGGTCTCGAACCCGATTTTTTTTCCCTTTTTCATCATCTCCTGGCACTGTTCCAACTGGGCCTCGGTGACGAGCTTTTTCTCGAGCGCGAGCTTGATGAGGGGAGAGACGTTGTTCACGGGTTCCCCCGTTTTGCATCGAGCGGCGGCATGTCGATGTTCTCGAGGAAGGCGAAGTAGCTGTCGTAGGTGCTGGCGAGCCTGCTCACCAAAAATCTGAACCCGCCCTTGACGATGAGCGTTTCGAAGCTGAAGCGGAACACGCGGCGAAAGTCCCACACAAGCGCGTCGATCACCACGTTGAGCACGAGCTTGAGGCCCTCGAGCAAGAGCCGCCGCAGGGAATAAAACTTGTGGTATGCGTTAATCATTTCCTTCTGGAGCTGCACCGCGGTCATGGTCTTGGGCTGATACACGATGTACATGCCGTTGTAGTTCTCCCACCGCCGGTGGAACAAGCGCTTTTGCGAAACCATGGCGTTGTAAACCGGCGTTCCGGGAAACGGCGTGAGGATGGTGAACTGCACGGTGTCGATGTGGCGGTCGATGGCGAAATCGACCGTTTGACGCAGGATCTCGACCGTGTCGTTGTCGTCGCCGAAAATGAACATTCCGTGGATGTTGATCCCGCAGTCGTGGAGCACGTTGATGGCGTTTTCGATGTCGGCGCGCGTCTGGGATTTATGCATGGCCTTAAGCGCGAGGTCATTGATGGACTCGAACCCGATGAAAACGATGCGGCAGCCGGCTTTTTCCATTTTCCTGAGAAGCGCGGGGTTGCGCGCGATGTCCTGCCGCACCTGGGCGGTCCACGTGATGTCGATGTCCTGCGCAAGGATGAGGTCGCACAACTCATCGATGCGGCGCTGGTTGGCCGTGAAGTTGTCGTCGTAGAAGAATACGCTGTTGGTCTTGAAAAAGGTGAGCGCGTGCTTTACCTCATCGATGATGCGCTGCGGCGACTGAAAGCGGAAGTGTTTGCCGAAGACCTTGGTGACACAGCAGAAGTTGCAGTCGAACGGGCACCCGCGCGAGGTCATGATGGGGATGATGTCCATGGAATCGACGCCCTGGATCAGACTGTAGTTGATAAGAGGCAACTGCTCGACGTCGTCGATCGCCTCGCCCTGCACGATCTTTTCCGCGTACTTCCCCTCCACGATGTCGATGATGTTTTTTTCCGCCTCGCCCTGCACGATGCAGTCCGCCGTGTCCTGGAAATCTTCAGGCACAAGCGAGGCATGGATGCCGCCGACGATGATGCGGCTTTCGGGATAGATGCGGCGGATCTGGTTTGCCAGGGCCTTGGCGCGTGTGGCGGACGTCGTCAATGATGAAATGCAGAAGACGTCGGCATGGATCGTGAAAGGATCGATCCGCTCAGGCAGCACGCTTTCGTTGTAGATGCGCACGTCGTAGCCGGCATTGTGCAGGATGGTGCCCAGGTAGAGCGTGCCGGTGAGCGGCAGTTTCATGAAATCTTCAAACACATTGGCCACGGCGCCGGACGGCTCGATGAACACCACAGATTTTTTCCGCAGCGCGTTCATCTGTCTCTCTCTGCGACCCACACACTGGCGCCTGCAAGGATGAAAATGGTCCACCACAAATCCGCGCTAATCGAAAACACGAAAAAGAACACGACCGATACCGAGATGAGCAGCAGTCCCGAAAGGAGCCAGGTTTTTTTTCTTTTGCAGAGAAGGTAAGCGGTGGTCACAGCGATTCCCATGAACATGATGAAAACGGGCCAGAACTTTTTAAGCGTTGCCCATGAGGTGAAGTCGCAATAAAGCGCAAGGCCGCTAAAGCAGATCAGATAGATGCCAACCGTAAGGTACAGCGCCTCTTTGCGGTTGCGCGTCCTGAAAATGCCGATAAACCCTACGCCGAGAATGGTGATGACAACCGGCCACAACTTGTAAAAGAAGGAAAGGCGGAGCAGCGAATCGATGCCGAGCAGCGCGCCGATGATCCCGAGAAAGATCGCAAAACGGCTGTAGCTGGTGAGTTTGTTCATGGGCGGTTTCCGGCCGAAAAAAGCAAATTCAACCAAAGAAAAAGCGATAACGTAAATATATTTGATGCCTTATGCCGCCCGCCGGTTACTTCGCCACCACCCTGATGAGTTTTCCGGGCGCAACCGCACTATCCTCGTCCATGTTGTTTTCCCTGCAGAGATTGTTGACCGGTACGCCGAACGCGGCGGCGATGCGCAGCAGCGTGTCGCCTTCCTTGACCTTGTAGTAGATGACATCAGGCTGAGCCGCCGCTTTCGCCTGCTGTGCGGAGGGCGTTTCCGACTGTGCAGCGGGCTTTGCGGCCTGCGAGGGTGTTTCATTGCCTGCCGGGATGAGCAGGGTGTCGCCTGCGCGGACCAGCGAGTCTGCGCCGATGGCGTTTGCCGCCATGAGCGCCGCAACAGTCAGGGAATATTTCTGCGAAATCCTGAAAAGGTTTTCCCCTTTTGCAACAACATGCCGGCGCTGATCCGCTGCGGCCGGCGCCGTCGTCGGCTTTTGCATCACGGTTTTTGATGAGGAACCGCTGTCAACAGAGTCCATGTCCAGTACTTTGATATTTTTCGCCATGGCATTTTTCTGAGAGACCGTGTCCTGCGTTGCCGGGGCAGGGGAAGGCGCAACAACGGCCGCGACCTGCGCCGGAGTTTTCATGGAAATCACCAGCATCTGGCCGATTTTTATCCTCGGATGCGCCATGTTGAGGTGGTTGAGCGACGTTAGTTGAAGGAGCGTGATGTTGTATTGACGCGAAATCGAGAAGGGCGTTTCGCCGATTTTTACCACATGCACCCTGTCGGGAACGGCCTGGCTGGCCGCCGCAGGCGCCTCAGCAGATTGCACGGCCAATTGCACTTGGGCCACTGGTTGGCCTGCTTGCGCGGACGCTGCCGCCGCGACCGGCCCCGCAGCGGACGCCGCAACCGGCGCGGTTTTGCCTGCTGCAGCGGGCGCAGAGGATGACGCGAGTTCCACAGGAATCGGCCTGCTCACCACAAGAACGCGGCCCGGCCTGAGAAGTGTGCGGGCCGTGATGCGGTTCCAGCGGCAGAGCTGGGTGATCCGCACATGATAATGACGCGCGATCTTGCCGAGGTTGTCGCCGGGACGGATGCGGTGCCGCACCACCACGCCCGAAAACTCGTAGTCCGGAAGGTCAAGCGCCTTGATCTCGGATTCGGGCGGCAGGGAATAGGCCACATCCACGCCGAGCGTCGTGTCGGACGCCGGAATGAAAAGGTGGTGGCCGGGAACGAGCTTTGAGGCAAGGGTGAGCCGGTTGATTGCGGCGAGCGCGTCGGCAGTCACGTTGTGCTGTCCGGCAACATTCTGGATGGTGTCGTTGCGCTTGATCTCATAGCGCAGCCACCGCACCCGTTTCTCGGGCGGCAGTTTCGCATAAAAGGTGCTCCAGGATTTTTTCTTTCCCGAGGGCAGGTACAGAATGGCGTTGGCGACGTCCGGGGGCGTGCACCAGCGCATGATGTGCGGGTTCATTTTCTTAAGCGAATCGCAGTCCACGCCGAGTCCCGCCGCAATGTCGGCCATGCTGACGCAGCCGTCCAGGCGCACGGTGTCGAGCGGGAGCGTGCCCGTGGTGGGCATGAAGACGCCGAAGCATTTCGGGTTTTTTGCAATTGTCAACGCCGCAAGATAGCAGGGCACGTAGTTCTTGGTCTGGCGCGGGAGCCGCTTGAGCGCCCAGTAGTCGTTGGTCCCGTGGCGGGCGATGCAGCGCGTGACGCCGTTTTCGCCGCAGTTGTAGGCGGCAAGCGCGAGGTGCCAGTTTCCGAATTCGCTGTAGAGTTTCTTGAGGTAGCCGATGGCCGCCTCGGTGGAACGGATCGGGTCGCGTCGCTCGTCGATCCAGAAGTCCCTCCGCAGGCCGTACAGTTTTCCCGTTGACGCGATGAACTGCCAGATGCCCAGTGCGTTCGCATACGAGTAGGCGAGCGGGTTGAAGCCGCTCTCAATGAGCGGCAGGTAGGCCAGGTCCTGCGGCAGGCCGCTGTCCGCGAACATGGTTTTCATGACCGGCAGGTAATACGAAGCGCGAAAAAACCAGCGGTCGACCGTGATGCTCCGGTTTTTAAGGTAAAAATAAAGGGCGCGCTGCACCCGTTGGTTCCAGACCATGGGGACGTCGTAGGAAAGGTTTTTCTGGCACGCAATGGCGGCCATGGCCACGCTGTCGGACGGAAGCACGTTCATGGAATCCATCGAAAGCATCATCTGGTTCTGGAACACGGCCATGGTGATGTCTTCGGGCATGGGGTAGGAGGCGGGCATTTGCTCTTTGTAAACGGCGGCGATCTGCTCGAGATACCGGGCCGGCGGCAGGCGATGGGCGCCTTCGGTCGCCTGGTCCATGTTTTCAACCGCCCGCACCGCCTCCTTGAGGGTGGAATCTGCGGACGCGTAGTTGCTGTCGGCGATGTAGGATTTCGCCACCTCGATGAGGTCGGCCGGGTCGTCGTAGATGCTGTCGATTTCGTCTGCCGAGAGAGAATCGCCGGATTCGGCGGAGTCCGCATACGCGGCGGTGTCGGTCGCTTCCTGAGCGGCGGCAGCGGCTCTGACCGCGGCCGCCTTAACGGCTTGTTGTCTTTGTGAAGGAGGAACTTTGGCGTGGGTGGAGGCGCAGCCGGAGTCGAGTAGCAGCGATGCGACGGTGAAGAGAAGAAAAAGGAAGAAAGTATTCTTCGATTTGAGAAAAGAAAAATCCGGCAAACGATACTCCTATCCGAAGCAATTACGGATTCCCTGGTAATAAAATTAATTTATTCGGGAAAAGTTTTTTAAAGAAATGTGAGATTTTGATGAGATTTATTCGTTTGCGATTCGCCGGGTATGCTCGCAAACTCGCACTGCATTCCATCACCGTGCTTGAGTTCAACGTGCCAAGCGCGCGCTTCTCGCTGGTAAATCAAATGAAAAGGCTTTCGGGACCGGCATGGTTTCATGATCCATATCGTCAAGCACCAATAATCCGCCTTTTAAATCTCCTGTCTTTTTTCTTGCCTCCATAAACAGCGCCAACCATCTTTATTATTAAGGAAAGGGTTTACTTCTTTTAGTAAAGGGAGGACGTATGACATTTTTCACGCACAAAACCATGGTTATCATGGCAACGGGCGCAATGCTGGTCGCCGCGGTGTGGCCGGACCGGGCCGTAGCCGACACATGGACGCCCATGCCCGCGACCACGTCGCTGGGCACGCGGGGGCTTTCGCAGACCGCGTCGGCGCGTGCGCTCGGCGCGGGACGCCTCAACATCACCCTGCAGGGCTCATGGTACCAGCAGAAGGATTTTTTCCCCGGCGCTCCCAATGCCAACGCGAACATCGTCACGGGCATCGGCGCCCTGGCTTTCGGCGTCAGCAACTACTTTGACGTTTTCGGCGGCGCGAATTTCTTCGACCTGTCAAAATATACCGTCTCTTCCACCAAGTCGGGATTGGGCACCATGGTGGGCGGCATGCAGGCGTCGCTGCCGCTGCCGCAGGGCGTTCCCATCTTTCTGGGAGCGCAGGCCATGGCGCTCGGCGGCGTTTCTAAAAACCAGATCAACACGAATTACGCTGACGGATACAACTACCTTGAGACGCGCGTCCACTGGGACATGCTGGGCAAGGTCATGGAATCGCTCATCCTCGGCAATGAAAGCCGCGGATTCGAGCTGCACCTCAACGAGGGCGCGGACAAGTCAACCGATCCTTCCACCGACCCGCTGTTGCTGCTCTCCGGCGGGGTGGTGGGACATTTAATTCCGTATTTGTCGCTGGCGGTCGAGGCCAATTCGCGCACCTATCTCAAGAAACGTTCTTTTACCACGGATCCTGTATGGATCACGCCGTCTGTCCTCATCCGGACACCCGCCCTTCTCGCTTTTACCATCGGCTGCGACATTTCTGCCGCGCAGAAACGCAAGAACGATCCTGCCCCGCAGTCCCTGGAGCCGTTCCGCCTTTTCGGCAACATGATGTTATCGATCGACTGCCTTGAAGGACAACGCCGCGCCGTCGCGGAAAAAGCGAAGAACGATTCCATGGAGCACGCGCAGTGCCTTGCCGACGTCCAGCGCATCACCATGATGCGTGACAACATAAGAAAAAAACAGCGGGCCGATTCACTTGAGTGCATACGGGTCGGCGACTCGCTCAAGGGCGCCAGCGACGCTTTGGTGCGCAGAATTCAGTCCGATTCCATGGCGCTTGAGGCGGCAAAGGCCGAATACAACCGTCTGCTCGCGATCGAGAAGGACCGGCGGTCCGACATGGAGAAAAAGCTGCTTTCTACCGGCATGCTGATCCTCGACGCAGTCTATTTCGAATCCGGCAGGACCGAGATTTCCATGAATTCAAAGCCGTATCTCAAGATCATCGGCAAAATGCTGGAACGGTATCCCAAGCTGCAGCTCGAGGTTGGAGGCCATACCGACAACATGGGCAACGCGGCCAAGAACCAGCAGCTCAGCCAGCTGCGCGCCGAGGCGGTGCGCAATTACCTGCTGATGGTTGCGCCGTCGATGTCCGAACGGCTTTCGGCAATGGGCTACGGACCGTCCCAGCCCAAGGCCGACAACCGGAGCGCGGCGGGAAGGAAGATCAACCGGCGCGTGGAGATCAAGGTGTTGAATCCGGAGGTGCTGAAGGAATATAATTAACAGGGTTGAGTGATTAAGGTGAAAATGAAACCGCGGTCGTCTAAATGATGATCGCGGTTTTTTTATTAAAGGGTTTTCAAGAAAAAAAGAATCAAGAAAAAATATAAAATCAAGATATGGAAGGGCCTCGCCGGCCCTTAGGCCCGGCAAGGAAAAGGCAAATGACATAATGGAGGTGCGAAGCACCACTACCTTGCCCTTTGGGAATAAAATGACAACATGCTTATTGTTGTCCGCCCTCCAAACCTCCCACGCCGGGGAAGTTTCTTAGGTTTAAAGCCCTTTAGCCTCAAAAAACCGGGTTTTATTTTCTCTGCATCAACAATAATTTCTTATCAACCCACCATCGTCCTCCCGCATTCCTGCTTTTCATTTGAGAACCTGACGACAGAAGCATAAAATCCTGTCCACAAATTTATTCCGATTCTTTTTAAAAATAATAATAACCAAATTCCAGCAAATGCACAACCAATCTTCTATCAGCAAGTTACATTTATACATCTTTTCAAGAAAAATTTAATAGTTGACAATTTTATTAAAAGTCGTTATATTTAACCGCCGGTCGGAAAATAATACTCTACGTTAAAAAAGGATTGTTTTATGGATCCCAAAGAAGCCCGTGAACTGGCAATCAAAGACGCCAAATGCGCGCTTATTCTGGATGCCGCCCATAAAATCTTCTCCGAAAAAGGATACCTTAACGCCCGACTTGAAGACATTGCCGCTGCGGCCGGTTTTTCCAAGCCCTCGCTGTACAGCTATTACCCGGACAAGGAGGCAATTTATATATCACTCGCGATTCGCGAGATCGAGGCCATGGCCGTAAAAGTCGAGGCAGCGGCCTCGACCGATGCTCCCTTTAATGTTATCCTCGAATCCATCATGCGCATCGTTTTTGAGAATTTTGCGCAAACACATTCATATTTCAGCACCATGTCCAATTTCCAGGCCCTGCGCGCGGTCCGGGATGAAATGTCAAAACACCAGGAGCTCAGGGAACATTTTCATAAAATCATCGGACGCGAGCTTGACTTACTGGAAAAAGTAATCAAACGGGCGAGCGAAAAGGGTGAAATTGCCGGCGCTTCGGAAACAGGCGGGCTTTCATGGTTCATTCTTTCCCTTGTCCAGGGCGTGCACATGCGGTCGTGGATGACCAGAAAGCCCCTCAGCGTGGATTCGGAGGTAAAACGGCTGGTCAATTTCATCATGCATGGAATTTCAAGCAATAAAACGAAGACAGGCGGGGAGTGATTATGATCAGAAAAATGGCATGCACGTGTTTACTGACGGCCGTGGCGATGTTTTTTGCGGCAGGCGGGGCATTTGCAAACGACGTGGTGAAGCTGTCGCCGGAAAAATGCGTTGAGCTGGCCAAGACGCAAAGCATGTTCGTCAAGGCATCGCAGTACAACGTGAGGGCGCAGGAGAATGCCGTCAAGTCCGCCGCCACCGCGTTTCTGCCAACCTTAAGCGGCAGTGTGAGCGCCATGCACATTTATGACAAGCCGCAAATGGAACTGGGCGGCGGCGCCACCAGCGGTCTTGACTTTTCTTCAATTCCGAAAATTCCCGGCGTGACCGATTCCATCAACAGGGGTGATTTACAACTGATCAATCTGCTCATGCAGTCTTTCGCGAATCTGAAAATTGAGACCCCGAACAACATCTACACCGGGTCGCTTAACGTTGAACAGCCGATTTTCATGGGCGGAAGGATCCTCAACGGGTACCTCGCCGCCAAATACGGCTATGAGGCGCAGAAATATTCACACGGCCGCTTGATCACGGAAATCGGTTTGAGCGCCGACAGGCTTTTCTGGGGATATGTGGGCGCGATCAAGGGGCTCGAGGCGGTGCAGGAGACAAGGCAGTGGTTTGAGACGCTCTTCAAGGACCAGCAGAAAATGTTCGACAACGGCCTCATCATCGAGCTCGACATGCTCAACACGAAGATCCAGGTTGACAACTTCAAATTGACTGAAGAGAAAATGGACAACACCATACGGACGCTGGCCGACCAGTTGCTCCTGTTTGTCGGCCTTCCGCAGGGATCCGAGATCGATCCCGATACCACCATGCTGACCGCAGCAGACGCGGGTCCGGTTCCCGCCGTCGAGCCCGGTTCCGTTGACCAATGGGTCGCGGGACGCGAGGACCTTCTCGCAATGAACTGCCAGCTGAAGGCGTTGAAGTCACTCAAAAACCTTCAGCTGGGGGCTTATTTTCCCATGCTCACGGCCTTCGGCAGTTACGGCGCAAACAACCAGTATTCCACCGTTGAAGGGGACTTTCAAAAAAGCTCCTCGATCGGCGCGCAGCTTTCGTGGACCTTGGTTGACTGGGGCAAGGCTTGGCGCGACGCGCAGAAGGTGCAGTGCCAGCTCCAGGCGGCGCAGTTGCAGGCCGACAACATGCGGGACCAGATACGGCTTAAATATTTCGAGCTCGGCCGCAAGGTGGATGAAAGCAAAAAGGCCTGTACCATTGCGAAGGAGGACCTCGAAACGGCGCAGAAGGCGCTGAAGGTGGCCAAGCTCAAATACGACGCGCAATCCATCACGAACACGGAGCTGCTCAACGCGAGGAACCAGCTCACCGGGAAGATCGTCGCGTATGCCCAGGCCCGCATCAACCTTATTCTTGCGGAAGAAGAATTTAAGATTGCACCGCTCGGCAGCGGCTCGGCCCAGCAAACGGAATAGCGGTGCCGCTCACAACGAAACAACGGTTTGTACCATACTAAAACGAATAGGGGACCCGATGAAAAAGAGAATTGTTGCCATCGCCTGCCTGTGCGGCGCTATTTCCCTTTCCTGCCTTGCCGGCTGCGGAACCATGGAGGACCTCGGCAAGAAGAAAGGGGCGACCCAGGCCGCTGCGGGGAAAATAAAATTGGACGTTACCGTCGGCACCGCGGTCAGGCAGACCCTGAACCAGGAACGCAAGCTCCTCGGCACGCTCGCGGCCTACCGCGAAACCGATCTTGCTCCTTTGTCAATGGGCGCGGCGACGCGCGTGCGGTATCTGCCGGTCAAGATCGGCGACTACGTGAAACAGGGGCAGATCGTGGCCAAGATGGACGACGCGCAGTTCGTTTCAACCGACGCGCAGTTCCAGTCTGTCAAGTCTAACTACGAACGGACCAAGGCGCTGTACGAATCGAACGCGGTCTCCAAGTCGCAGTTCGAGCAGGCCGAGGCCGCGTACGCGAGCATGAAGCGCCAGCTGGAAAACCAGGAGGAGAACACCGTGCTCAAGGCGCCGTTCTCCGGCATCGTCACCGCCAAGGCGGTGGAGGAGGGCGAGCTGTTTTCCACACCCATGACCCCGGGCACGTCCAAGGGCCTTCTGCGCATCAGCCAGCTCGATCCCCTCAAGATCGACCTGGACGTTGACGACCAGACCATTCAGTACGTCAAAAAAGGCATGCAGGTGCTGTTGACATTCGATAAAACGACGGACAGCATTCCGGTGTACGGAAAGGTCGAGTGGGTGAACCCCGTTGCCAATTCGATGAGCCGCACCTTCGGGGTGCGCATCATCGTGCCGAACCCCGAACGCAAAATCTTGCCCGGCTATTTCGCCGAGGCGCACATCCTCATGGGGAAAAAGGAAAACTGCCTCACGGTGCCGCGCGAGGCCGTTGTTGAAGACAGGGTGTTCGTGATGAAAGACAACATCGCTGTCGCGAAAAAAGTCGAGACCGGCATGATCAACGACGACCTCGCCGAAATAACGTCGGGAATCAGCGACGGCGACGTTGTGGTGGTGACCGGCAACAAGGCGCTGCCCGACAGCGCGGCGGTGAATGTGGTGAGGAAGTAAAAATTCACCACGGAGACACAGAGAACACAGAGAAAATTATGATTGAAAAACCGATACTTTGATGCGTGTCATTCCCGCGAAGGCGGGAATCCAGTGAACGAACATGGAAAAATGTCTTCTAAACAATAGTATAGATATTTCTTAGCGAGCAAACGAAACGGAACTCTTTACGCAGGTGTTACGAATGATCTTATCAAAAGAGTTTATCAACATCGAAACGGCATAATGGATGGGTTCACGAAGAAATATTCTGTCCATGACCTTGTTTACTTTGACCCACTCAATTAGGAAGAAACTATGGCTGAAGAACAAACCCAGAAAAGAATCAACCCTTTAGTCGAATTCTCCGTCAGCAAGCGCGTAACCATCACCATGCTCATCCTCATCGTCATGGTGTTCGGGTTCCTTGCGTTCACGCGGCTGCCGCTCGACATGTTCCCCGACATCTCGTACCCGGTCATCACCGTGGCGACCTCGTACACCGGCGTGGCGCCGGAAGAGGTGGAGCGGCTCGTGACCGTGCCGCTCGAGGGCGTTATCGCGGGCGTCAACGGCGTGAAGAAGGTGTCCTCCACCTCGTCGGAGGGGTATTCTTCCATCT
Encoded proteins:
- a CDS encoding radical SAM protein, with the protein product MNALRKKSVVFIEPSGAVANVFEDFMKLPLTGTLYLGTILHNAGYDVRIYNESVLPERIDPFTIHADVFCISSLTTSATRAKALANQIRRIYPESRIIVGGIHASLVPEDFQDTADCIVQGEAEKNIIDIVEGKYAEKIVQGEAIDDVEQLPLINYSLIQGVDSMDIIPIMTSRGCPFDCNFCCVTKVFGKHFRFQSPQRIIDEVKHALTFFKTNSVFFYDDNFTANQRRIDELCDLILAQDIDITWTAQVRQDIARNPALLRKMEKAGCRIVFIGFESINDLALKAMHKSQTRADIENAINVLHDCGINIHGMFIFGDDNDTVEILRQTVDFAIDRHIDTVQFTILTPFPGTPVYNAMVSQKRLFHRRWENYNGMYIVYQPKTMTAVQLQKEMINAYHKFYSLRRLLLEGLKLVLNVVIDALVWDFRRVFRFSFETLIVKGGFRFLVSRLASTYDSYFAFLENIDMPPLDAKRGNP
- a CDS encoding LysM peptidoglycan-binding domain-containing protein — protein: MPDFSFLKSKNTFFLFLLFTVASLLLDSGCASTHAKVPPSQRQQAVKAAAVRAAAAAQEATDTAAYADSAESGDSLSADEIDSIYDDPADLIEVAKSYIADSNYASADSTLKEAVRAVENMDQATEGAHRLPPARYLEQIAAVYKEQMPASYPMPEDITMAVFQNQMMLSMDSMNVLPSDSVAMAAIACQKNLSYDVPMVWNQRVQRALYFYLKNRSITVDRWFFRASYYLPVMKTMFADSGLPQDLAYLPLIESGFNPLAYSYANALGIWQFIASTGKLYGLRRDFWIDERRDPIRSTEAAIGYLKKLYSEFGNWHLALAAYNCGENGVTRCIARHGTNDYWALKRLPRQTKNYVPCYLAALTIAKNPKCFGVFMPTTGTLPLDTVRLDGCVSMADIAAGLGVDCDSLKKMNPHIMRWCTPPDVANAILYLPSGKKKSWSTFYAKLPPEKRVRWLRYEIKRNDTIQNVAGQHNVTADALAAINRLTLASKLVPGHHLFIPASDTTLGVDVAYSLPPESEIKALDLPDYEFSGVVVRHRIRPGDNLGKIARHYHVRITQLCRWNRITARTLLRPGRVLVVSRPIPVELASSSAPAAAGKTAPVAASAAGPVAAAASAQAGQPVAQVQLAVQSAEAPAAASQAVPDRVHVVKIGETPFSISRQYNITLLQLTSLNHLNMAHPRIKIGQMLVISMKTPAQVAAVVAPSPAPATQDTVSQKNAMAKNIKVLDMDSVDSGSSSKTVMQKPTTAPAAADQRRHVVAKGENLFRISQKYSLTVAALMAANAIGADSLVRAGDTLLIPAGNETPSQAAKPAAQSETPSAQQAKAAAQPDVIYYKVKEGDTLLRIAAAFGVPVNNLCRENNMDEDSAVAPGKLIRVVAK
- a CDS encoding OmpA family protein, producing MTFFTHKTMVIMATGAMLVAAVWPDRAVADTWTPMPATTSLGTRGLSQTASARALGAGRLNITLQGSWYQQKDFFPGAPNANANIVTGIGALAFGVSNYFDVFGGANFFDLSKYTVSSTKSGLGTMVGGMQASLPLPQGVPIFLGAQAMALGGVSKNQINTNYADGYNYLETRVHWDMLGKVMESLILGNESRGFELHLNEGADKSTDPSTDPLLLLSGGVVGHLIPYLSLAVEANSRTYLKKRSFTTDPVWITPSVLIRTPALLAFTIGCDISAAQKRKNDPAPQSLEPFRLFGNMMLSIDCLEGQRRAVAEKAKNDSMEHAQCLADVQRITMMRDNIRKKQRADSLECIRVGDSLKGASDALVRRIQSDSMALEAAKAEYNRLLAIEKDRRSDMEKKLLSTGMLILDAVYFESGRTEISMNSKPYLKIIGKMLERYPKLQLEVGGHTDNMGNAAKNQQLSQLRAEAVRNYLLMVAPSMSERLSAMGYGPSQPKADNRSAAGRKINRRVEIKVLNPEVLKEYN
- a CDS encoding TetR/AcrR family transcriptional regulator, with protein sequence MDPKEARELAIKDAKCALILDAAHKIFSEKGYLNARLEDIAAAAGFSKPSLYSYYPDKEAIYISLAIREIEAMAVKVEAAASTDAPFNVILESIMRIVFENFAQTHSYFSTMSNFQALRAVRDEMSKHQELREHFHKIIGRELDLLEKVIKRASEKGEIAGASETGGLSWFILSLVQGVHMRSWMTRKPLSVDSEVKRLVNFIMHGISSNKTKTGGE
- a CDS encoding TolC family protein, producing the protein MIRKMACTCLLTAVAMFFAAGGAFANDVVKLSPEKCVELAKTQSMFVKASQYNVRAQENAVKSAATAFLPTLSGSVSAMHIYDKPQMELGGGATSGLDFSSIPKIPGVTDSINRGDLQLINLLMQSFANLKIETPNNIYTGSLNVEQPIFMGGRILNGYLAAKYGYEAQKYSHGRLITEIGLSADRLFWGYVGAIKGLEAVQETRQWFETLFKDQQKMFDNGLIIELDMLNTKIQVDNFKLTEEKMDNTIRTLADQLLLFVGLPQGSEIDPDTTMLTAADAGPVPAVEPGSVDQWVAGREDLLAMNCQLKALKSLKNLQLGAYFPMLTAFGSYGANNQYSTVEGDFQKSSSIGAQLSWTLVDWGKAWRDAQKVQCQLQAAQLQADNMRDQIRLKYFELGRKVDESKKACTIAKEDLETAQKALKVAKLKYDAQSITNTELLNARNQLTGKIVAYAQARINLILAEEEFKIAPLGSGSAQQTE
- a CDS encoding efflux RND transporter periplasmic adaptor subunit produces the protein MKKRIVAIACLCGAISLSCLAGCGTMEDLGKKKGATQAAAGKIKLDVTVGTAVRQTLNQERKLLGTLAAYRETDLAPLSMGAATRVRYLPVKIGDYVKQGQIVAKMDDAQFVSTDAQFQSVKSNYERTKALYESNAVSKSQFEQAEAAYASMKRQLENQEENTVLKAPFSGIVTAKAVEEGELFSTPMTPGTSKGLLRISQLDPLKIDLDVDDQTIQYVKKGMQVLLTFDKTTDSIPVYGKVEWVNPVANSMSRTFGVRIIVPNPERKILPGYFAEAHILMGKKENCLTVPREAVVEDRVFVMKDNIAVAKKVETGMINDDLAEITSGISDGDVVVVTGNKALPDSAAVNVVRK